A part of Dryobates pubescens isolate bDryPub1 chromosome 3, bDryPub1.pri, whole genome shotgun sequence genomic DNA contains:
- the DNAJC27 gene encoding dnaJ homolog subfamily C member 27: protein METNPPKRKETRKSLRIKVISMGNAEVGKSCIIKRYCEKRFVPKYLATIGIDYGVTKVQVRDREIKVNIFDMAGHPYFYEVRNEFYKDTQGVILVYDVGQKESFDALDAWLAEMKQELGPHGNMENIVFVVCANKIDCSKHRSVDESEGRLWAEGRGFLYFETSAQTGEGINEMFQTFYSAIIDLCDNGGKRPASSMGVGFTKEQADAIRRIRSSKDSWDMLGVKPGATRDEVNKAYRKLAVLLHPDKCVAPGSEDAFKAVVNARTALLKNIK, encoded by the exons ATGGAGACGAATCCGCCGAAGCGGAAGGAAACGCGCAAGTCGCTGCGGATTAAAGTCATCTCCATGGGCAACGCGGAGGTGGGCAAG AGCTGCATTATAAAGCGTTACTGTGAGAAGAGGTTTGTGCCCAAGTACCTGGCCACCATTGGCATCGACTATGGCGTCACAAA AGTGCAGGTCAGAGACCGGGAGATCAAGGTGAACATTTTTGACATGGCAGGGCACCCATACTTCTATGAG GTGAGGAATGAATTCTACAAGGACACACAAGGGGTCATCCTGGTCTATGATGTTGGACAGAAGGAGTCTTTCGACGCACTGGATGCGTGGCTGGCTGAGatgaagcaggagctgggcccACACGGGAACATGGAGAACATTGTCTTTGTTGTCTGTGCAAACAAG ATTGACTGCAGCAAGCACCGAAGCGTGGACGAGAGCGAGGGGCGGCTCTGGGCGGAGGGCCGCGGCTTCCTGTACTTCGAGACGTCGGCACAGACAGGAGAGGGCATCAACGAGATGTTCCAG ACCTTCTACTCTGCCATCATTGACCTGTGTGACAACGGTGGGAAGCGTCCTGCCTCCAGCATGGGCGTTGGCTTCACCAAAGAGCAGGCAGATGCCATCCGCAGGATCCGCAGCAGCAAGGACAGCTGGGACATGCTGGGGGTCAAACCCGGGGCCACGAG GGACGAAGTGAACAAAGCCTATCGGAAGCTGGCCGTGCTGCTCCACCCGGATAAGTGCGTGGCGCCCGGCAGCGAGGACGCCTTCAAAGCCGTCGTGAATGCCCGGACTGCGCTGCTCAAGAACATCAAGTAG